In Promicromonospora sp. Populi, one genomic interval encodes:
- a CDS encoding DUF899 family protein, with the protein MTETRTTTSLPGRPPVVDWAAWQAARDDFLAREKAHTREGDALAAARRRLPMVELDGTVQVTGADGPVPFIDLFQGRDELVVYQHMWHDGDPVEGQCPGCTINAWHIQQAAPYLAARGVSFAMLTEGPWAEVAPFLEFMGYTEPWYSVRDLPAPIGVDMGHIVCFLRDGDRVFLTYRTTGRGNESASGVFGLLDMTPYGRGESWEDMPDGWPEGQGSCWYWATDADGAATWGPTRRPTPQWTRPGATPVRESTPG; encoded by the coding sequence GTGACCGAGACGCGCACCACGACCAGCCTGCCCGGCCGCCCGCCCGTCGTCGACTGGGCCGCCTGGCAGGCCGCGCGTGACGACTTCCTGGCCCGGGAGAAGGCGCACACCCGCGAGGGTGACGCGCTCGCGGCCGCTCGTCGTCGGCTGCCGATGGTGGAGCTCGACGGCACGGTCCAGGTCACTGGCGCCGACGGCCCGGTGCCGTTCATCGACCTGTTCCAGGGGCGGGACGAGCTGGTGGTCTACCAGCACATGTGGCACGACGGCGACCCGGTCGAGGGTCAGTGCCCCGGGTGCACCATCAACGCGTGGCACATCCAGCAGGCCGCGCCCTACCTCGCCGCGCGCGGGGTCTCGTTCGCGATGCTGACCGAGGGGCCATGGGCGGAGGTCGCCCCGTTCCTGGAGTTCATGGGCTACACCGAGCCTTGGTACTCGGTTCGCGACCTGCCCGCGCCGATCGGCGTCGACATGGGGCACATCGTGTGCTTCCTGCGCGACGGCGACCGCGTGTTCCTCACCTACCGGACCACGGGCCGGGGCAACGAGTCAGCCTCGGGCGTGTTCGGTCTGCTCGACATGACGCCCTACGGCCGCGGCGAGTCCTGGGAGGACATGCCCGACGGCTGGCCCGAAGGCCAGGGCTCCTGCTGGTACTGGGCCACGGACGCCGACGGCGCGGCCACCTGGGGGCCGACCCGCCGGCCCACGCCGCAGTGGACCCGCCCTGGGGCGACCCCGGTCCGGGAATCGACGCCTGGCTGA
- a CDS encoding ABATE domain-containing protein, with product MNHAYPCGTRALDFLGTLRARRNPAPTEMLASPELLHSWFVESGMLDDGPDADQADLEAAVELRESIYSLVEARLAGRSLPADAVGVVNRRAADAPIEVQLGADGTRRSGSAVQGLATVAREAVEILGGTDAALLRECGRPECTQVYLDRSRGRRREWCAMRTCGNRVKVSAYRSRHRTVP from the coding sequence GTGAACCACGCCTACCCCTGCGGGACCCGCGCGCTCGACTTCCTGGGCACGCTGCGTGCCCGCCGCAACCCGGCACCGACCGAGATGCTCGCCTCGCCCGAGCTGCTCCACTCGTGGTTCGTTGAGTCGGGGATGCTCGACGACGGGCCGGACGCCGACCAGGCGGACCTCGAGGCGGCCGTCGAGCTTCGGGAGTCGATCTATTCGCTCGTCGAGGCACGGCTCGCCGGTAGGTCCCTCCCTGCCGACGCCGTCGGCGTCGTGAACCGGCGAGCCGCGGACGCGCCCATCGAGGTCCAGCTCGGCGCGGACGGCACGCGTCGCTCCGGCTCGGCGGTGCAGGGGCTGGCGACCGTCGCACGCGAGGCCGTCGAGATCCTGGGCGGCACGGACGCCGCACTGCTGCGCGAGTGCGGCCGCCCCGAGTGCACCCAGGTCTACCTCGACCGTTCCCGGGGCCGCCGGCGCGAGTGGTGCGCGATGCGTACCTGTGGCAACCGGGTCAAGGTCTCCGCGTACCGGTCACGGCACCGCACCGTGCCCTGA
- a CDS encoding VOC family protein produces the protein MELKLEVVVLPVSDVDRAKAFYEALGFRLDADFSTERGLRVVQVTPPGSAASIIFGEHLTDAAPGSVRGLHVVVPDIAAARAELAERGADISEVWHDEDGVFHWAGTAHRIPGAHPEHDSYASFASFADPDGNEWVLQQIVERLPGR, from the coding sequence ATGGAGCTCAAGCTCGAAGTAGTCGTCCTGCCGGTATCGGACGTGGACCGTGCCAAGGCCTTCTACGAGGCCCTCGGCTTCCGGCTCGACGCGGACTTCTCCACCGAGCGCGGCCTGCGCGTCGTGCAGGTCACCCCGCCCGGCTCCGCAGCCTCGATCATCTTCGGTGAGCACCTCACCGACGCCGCGCCGGGCTCCGTGCGGGGCCTGCACGTCGTCGTCCCGGACATCGCCGCAGCGCGGGCGGAGCTCGCGGAGCGGGGTGCCGACATCAGCGAGGTGTGGCACGACGAGGACGGCGTCTTCCACTGGGCCGGCACCGCGCACCGCATCCCGGGCGCACACCCCGAGCACGACAGCTACGCCTCGTTCGCGTCGTTCGCCGACCCCGACGGCAACGAGTGGGTGCTCCAGCAGATCGTCGAGCGCCTCCCCGGACGCTGA
- a CDS encoding NAD(P)-dependent alcohol dehydrogenase: protein MRAVVYDEYGSPEMLRIEDVPTPSAGPRQVLVEVLATSINLSDWEGLHGTPFYARFGGLRRPGRRVLGSDIAGRVAAVGAEVTRFRPGDAVYGDNLALLGGYAQYALAAESALAHKPAALTFAEASTLPQAGPIALQGTAAARPGSRVLVNGAGGGSGTFAVQLAKLAGAHVTGVDNAGKLDYVRSLGADHVIDYRSEDFTRIGPYDLVLDLVAHRSVLAYRRALAPGGRYLCVGGPVRTLLAILTAGTVIGLLTGRRIGILVVRPGPEHFEPLALQCLAGEISIHIDRTFPLDEVPQALAFHGEGHALGKVVVDVAGRAQER, encoded by the coding sequence ATGCGGGCAGTCGTCTACGACGAGTACGGGTCGCCGGAGATGCTGCGGATCGAGGACGTGCCGACGCCGTCCGCGGGCCCGCGCCAGGTGCTGGTCGAGGTCCTGGCGACGTCGATCAACCTGTCCGACTGGGAGGGGCTGCACGGCACCCCGTTCTATGCGCGGTTCGGCGGGCTGCGCCGGCCGGGCCGCCGCGTGCTGGGCTCGGACATCGCCGGTCGCGTCGCTGCCGTCGGCGCCGAGGTCACCCGGTTTCGGCCCGGCGACGCGGTGTACGGCGACAATCTCGCCCTGCTGGGCGGCTACGCCCAGTACGCGCTGGCGGCCGAGTCGGCCCTCGCGCACAAGCCGGCGGCGCTGACGTTCGCCGAGGCGTCCACGCTGCCGCAGGCGGGCCCGATCGCGCTCCAGGGAACGGCGGCGGCGCGGCCAGGAAGCCGGGTACTGGTCAACGGGGCCGGCGGCGGTTCGGGAACCTTCGCGGTCCAGCTCGCCAAGCTCGCCGGAGCCCACGTGACGGGCGTGGACAACGCCGGCAAGCTCGACTATGTCCGGTCCCTCGGCGCCGACCACGTGATCGACTACCGCAGCGAGGACTTCACACGGATCGGGCCGTACGACCTGGTGCTCGACCTAGTCGCGCACCGCTCCGTGCTCGCCTACCGCCGCGCGCTGGCGCCCGGCGGCCGGTACCTGTGCGTCGGCGGGCCGGTACGGACGCTGCTGGCGATCCTGACCGCCGGCACCGTCATCGGCCTGCTGACCGGGCGCCGGATCGGGATCCTGGTGGTGCGCCCGGGCCCGGAGCACTTCGAGCCGCTGGCCCTGCAGTGCCTGGCCGGGGAGATCAGCATCCATATCGACCGCACCTTCCCGCTCGACGAGGTGCCCCAGGCACTGGCCTTCCACGGCGAGGGGCATGCCCTCGGCAAGGTGGTCGTCGACGTCGCAGGCCGCGCGCAGGAGAGGTGA
- a CDS encoding glycoside hydrolase family 16 protein, with amino-acid sequence MSASPDPTCMVGVWLVGFEETSPQDSGEICLAELFGDRVGPGGSTVRLGLKAHHDPRLETDLADVALPIDATTPHTYAAEWDATGVRLFVDGAPIWASAQVLDYPLQLMIDLFEFPAGPRVPGDYPKTAAVRSVSGTSATAQRKAFTSR; translated from the coding sequence GTGAGCGCGTCGCCCGACCCCACCTGCATGGTGGGGGTCTGGCTCGTCGGGTTCGAGGAGACCTCGCCGCAGGATTCCGGCGAGATCTGCCTGGCCGAGCTCTTCGGCGACCGGGTGGGGCCCGGCGGCTCCACCGTTCGGCTCGGCCTCAAGGCGCACCACGACCCGCGCCTGGAGACCGACCTGGCCGACGTCGCACTGCCGATCGACGCCACCACCCCGCACACCTACGCGGCCGAATGGGACGCCACGGGCGTCCGGCTGTTCGTGGACGGCGCGCCGATCTGGGCGTCGGCCCAGGTCCTGGACTATCCCCTGCAGCTCATGATCGACCTGTTCGAGTTCCCCGCAGGCCCTCGGGTCCCCGGGGACTACCCCAAGACCGCGGCGGTCCGCTCGGTGTCAGGAACCAGCGCCACGGCCCAGCGGAAGGCGTTCACCAGCCGGTAG
- a CDS encoding class I SAM-dependent methyltransferase, whose translation MTTTGPDDPWSAVADDWGRYWGTFARPAWEPLLRTARVGQGARVLDVGCGTGELLEHLQELGAVPSGVDPARRMAELARARAVGADVRPGDFERLPFDDGVFDALLAVNALQFAEDQEHALAEAARVLVPGGVVGLAGWAERARNDLDAINAALAEADDEDPPEDGPLRVEGGLAAVLRGAGWAVLDDGVVPVPWIARNNTDLVRGILFGEEPSTIADLAPVVLEAAAPYRTPDGGYRLVNAFRWAVALVPDTERTAAVLG comes from the coding sequence ATGACGACGACCGGCCCCGACGACCCCTGGTCTGCCGTCGCCGACGACTGGGGGCGGTACTGGGGCACCTTCGCCCGGCCCGCGTGGGAGCCGCTGCTGCGCACCGCACGGGTCGGGCAGGGCGCACGGGTGCTCGACGTCGGCTGCGGCACCGGTGAGCTCCTCGAACACCTCCAGGAGCTCGGCGCGGTGCCCAGCGGCGTCGACCCGGCGCGCCGGATGGCCGAGCTGGCGCGGGCGCGCGCCGTCGGCGCGGACGTGCGGCCCGGCGACTTCGAGCGGCTCCCGTTCGACGACGGCGTCTTCGACGCACTGCTCGCCGTGAACGCCCTCCAGTTCGCCGAGGACCAGGAGCACGCCCTGGCCGAGGCCGCCCGCGTGCTGGTGCCGGGCGGCGTCGTCGGACTGGCCGGGTGGGCCGAACGCGCGCGCAACGACCTGGACGCGATCAATGCCGCGCTCGCCGAGGCGGACGACGAGGACCCGCCCGAGGACGGCCCGCTGCGCGTCGAGGGCGGGCTGGCCGCCGTGCTGCGCGGCGCCGGCTGGGCGGTGCTCGACGACGGCGTGGTGCCCGTGCCGTGGATCGCCCGCAACAACACCGACCTGGTGCGCGGGATCCTCTTCGGCGAGGAGCCCTCGACGATCGCGGACCTCGCACCCGTCGTCCTGGAGGCCGCGGCCCCGTACCGCACGCCGGACGGCGGCTACCGGCTGGTGAACGCCTTCCGCTGGGCCGTGGCGCTGGTTCCTGACACCGAGCGGACCGCCGCGGTCTTGGGGTAG
- a CDS encoding NADPH-dependent F420 reductase yields the protein MTTFGIIGAGNIGSQVARVAIAQGNEVVIANSRGPETLADLIAELGPKARAATVQEAAEAADVAVVSVPLKAYRDIPVEPLAGKIVLDSNNYYWERDGHFEALDRGEATTSGLLQEHLPSSKVVKAFNHITAPTITTDGTPAGSENRRALATASDYPEAVEFVTGFYDAAGFDTVNIGPLSESWRVERDRPAYVVRQNADELKANLAEAQRVI from the coding sequence ATGACTACCTTCGGCATCATCGGAGCAGGCAACATCGGCAGCCAGGTCGCACGCGTGGCGATCGCACAGGGCAACGAGGTGGTGATCGCCAACTCGCGCGGTCCCGAGACCCTCGCCGACCTCATCGCGGAGCTCGGGCCGAAGGCCCGCGCGGCGACGGTCCAGGAGGCCGCGGAGGCAGCCGACGTCGCAGTGGTGTCCGTGCCGCTCAAGGCCTACCGCGACATCCCCGTCGAGCCGCTGGCGGGGAAGATCGTGCTCGACTCGAACAACTACTACTGGGAGCGCGACGGCCACTTCGAGGCCCTCGACCGCGGCGAGGCGACCACCTCCGGCCTGCTGCAGGAGCACCTGCCCAGCTCCAAGGTCGTCAAGGCGTTCAACCACATCACGGCGCCCACCATCACCACCGACGGGACCCCGGCAGGCTCGGAGAACCGCCGGGCCCTGGCCACGGCGAGCGACTACCCGGAGGCCGTCGAGTTCGTCACCGGCTTCTACGACGCGGCGGGCTTCGACACCGTCAACATCGGCCCGCTCAGCGAGTCCTGGCGCGTCGAGCGCGACCGCCCGGCCTACGTGGTCCGCCAGAACGCCGACGAGCTCAAGGCCAACCTGGCCGAGGCGCAGCGCGTCATCTGA
- a CDS encoding TetR/AcrR family transcriptional regulator, which produces MSNGDAEPQERSYRKGPERRAQILASAITLFAERGVGASLRAIGEAIGVSHAALRYYFANRDELLVEVYRAHEERVHEKKVGERAEPDQVSAVALMERSAERNRSIPGLVELYATLTTDALQEQQHPATREFVQARFRWVRADLAGRIRAGQRSGTIAADIDPDDAAALVAAASDGLQLQWLLDPDAVDVRRSLEVLERLLPGGGSAAGSTG; this is translated from the coding sequence ATGTCGAACGGTGATGCGGAACCCCAGGAACGGTCGTACCGGAAAGGCCCGGAGCGCCGCGCGCAGATCCTGGCGAGCGCCATCACCCTGTTCGCGGAACGCGGCGTGGGCGCCTCGCTGCGCGCCATCGGCGAGGCGATCGGGGTGTCGCACGCCGCACTGCGCTACTACTTCGCCAACCGCGACGAGCTGCTGGTCGAGGTCTACCGGGCGCACGAGGAGCGCGTGCACGAGAAGAAGGTGGGCGAGCGGGCCGAGCCGGACCAGGTCTCCGCGGTGGCCCTGATGGAGCGCAGCGCCGAGCGGAACCGCTCCATCCCCGGGCTGGTGGAGCTGTACGCGACGCTCACCACGGACGCGCTCCAGGAGCAGCAGCACCCGGCGACACGCGAGTTCGTCCAGGCGCGGTTCCGGTGGGTGCGGGCGGACCTGGCGGGGCGCATCCGGGCCGGGCAGCGATCGGGCACCATCGCTGCCGACATCGACCCGGACGACGCCGCCGCGCTCGTCGCCGCCGCCTCCGACGGCCTGCAGCTGCAGTGGCTGCTCGACCCGGACGCCGTCGACGTGCGCCGTTCGCTGGAGGTGCTGGAGCGGCTCCTGCCCGGTGGCGGATCGGCTGCTGGATCGACCGGCTAG
- a CDS encoding Gfo/Idh/MocA family protein translates to MTAPGARPAGVGIIGAGNISTQYLENLIRFPDVEVRFVADLDLARAAAQAQAYGVAASGSVDELLAREDIDVVVNLTVPVVHADVGHQILAAGKHVWSEKPLALERDAAVALLADAEARGLRVACAPDTVLGAGIQTALRAIARGDIGEPLTATTMFHLPGPESWHPAPEFLFALGGGPLFDMGPYYVTTLVHVFGSATRVQAVASTSRPTRTIGSGPRAGEVFDVQVPTHHAALIEFGPGRSAQSTFSFQHALPRAGLVEVNGTEGTIVLPDPNRFDGASALWHYGQDEPTALPAVGPELGRGVGVVDLVRSIRAGGTERASGAVAAHVLDILLGVRDAADGGKPVEIASVVGPVAPLPEGWDPTVAEAS, encoded by the coding sequence ATGACGGCACCCGGCGCGCGCCCCGCGGGCGTCGGCATCATCGGCGCCGGCAACATCTCGACCCAGTACCTGGAGAACCTGATCCGGTTCCCCGACGTCGAGGTCCGGTTCGTCGCCGACCTCGACCTGGCACGCGCGGCCGCCCAGGCGCAGGCGTACGGGGTGGCGGCGTCGGGCAGCGTCGACGAGCTGCTGGCCCGCGAGGACATCGACGTCGTCGTCAACCTCACGGTCCCGGTGGTGCATGCCGACGTCGGGCACCAGATCCTGGCAGCGGGCAAGCACGTGTGGAGCGAGAAGCCGCTCGCCCTCGAAAGGGACGCGGCGGTCGCTCTGCTGGCCGACGCCGAGGCGCGCGGCCTGCGCGTCGCGTGCGCGCCGGACACGGTGCTTGGCGCGGGCATCCAGACGGCGCTGCGGGCGATCGCGCGCGGCGACATCGGGGAGCCGCTGACGGCGACCACGATGTTCCACTTGCCCGGACCGGAGTCGTGGCACCCGGCCCCCGAATTCCTGTTCGCGCTCGGCGGCGGACCTCTGTTCGACATGGGTCCCTACTACGTCACCACCCTCGTACACGTCTTCGGCTCCGCGACCCGGGTCCAGGCGGTGGCCTCCACCTCCCGCCCCACACGCACGATCGGCAGCGGCCCCCGCGCCGGCGAGGTCTTCGACGTACAGGTGCCGACGCACCACGCCGCGCTGATCGAGTTCGGCCCCGGACGCTCGGCGCAGTCGACCTTCTCGTTCCAGCACGCGCTGCCCCGGGCGGGACTTGTCGAGGTCAACGGCACCGAGGGCACCATCGTGCTGCCCGACCCGAACAGGTTCGACGGCGCCTCCGCCCTGTGGCACTACGGGCAGGACGAGCCGACGGCGCTCCCCGCCGTCGGACCCGAGCTCGGGCGCGGCGTCGGGGTGGTCGACCTGGTGCGCTCGATCCGGGCGGGCGGCACCGAGCGCGCATCGGGCGCGGTCGCCGCGCACGTGCTGGACATCCTGCTCGGCGTCCGGGACGCAGCGGACGGCGGGAAGCCCGTTGAGATCGCCTCGGTCGTCGGCCCGGTCGCGCCGCTGCCGGAGGGCTGGGACCCAACCGTCGCCGAGGCGAGCTAG
- a CDS encoding sugar phosphate isomerase/epimerase family protein, protein MPTTSVQLYSVRDVIAADLEGAVARLAEIGLEQVEPYAFHERTQEYRRAFEAAGVTAPSGHAAVINSANPEAIFDAAATLGMATVIDPYIPAEHWQTTEQVAELADRVNQLASLAAERDLEFGYHNHNWELSIRFEVRHALDVFVDHLDPAVVLEVDTYWAQVGGADTPALLKALGDRVRLIHVKDGTLDGDINKQQPAGSGEVSLPAILAAAPQATRVIEFDAYGGDVFAGIAQSLAWLQENDR, encoded by the coding sequence ATGCCGACAACATCCGTGCAGCTGTACTCCGTCCGAGACGTGATCGCCGCTGACCTGGAGGGCGCCGTCGCACGCCTGGCCGAGATCGGGCTCGAGCAGGTGGAGCCGTACGCCTTCCACGAACGCACGCAGGAGTACCGGCGCGCGTTCGAGGCGGCGGGTGTGACCGCGCCGTCGGGCCACGCAGCGGTGATCAACTCGGCGAACCCCGAGGCGATCTTCGACGCGGCAGCCACGCTGGGGATGGCGACGGTGATCGACCCCTACATTCCCGCCGAGCACTGGCAGACCACCGAGCAGGTCGCCGAGCTGGCCGACCGCGTGAACCAGCTCGCGTCGCTGGCCGCCGAGCGGGATCTGGAGTTCGGCTATCACAACCACAACTGGGAGCTGAGCATCCGCTTCGAGGTCCGGCACGCGCTGGACGTGTTCGTCGATCACCTGGACCCGGCGGTGGTGCTGGAGGTCGACACCTACTGGGCGCAGGTCGGCGGCGCCGACACCCCGGCGCTGCTCAAGGCGCTGGGCGACCGCGTCCGCCTCATCCACGTCAAGGACGGCACGCTGGACGGCGACATCAACAAGCAGCAGCCGGCCGGCTCCGGCGAGGTGAGCCTGCCCGCGATCCTGGCCGCCGCCCCGCAGGCGACCCGCGTGATCGAGTTCGATGCGTACGGCGGCGACGTGTTCGCCGGGATCGCGCAGTCGCTGGCCTGGCTGCAGGAGAACGACCGATGA
- a CDS encoding HNH endonuclease, protein MQGALPDDGAPDRAPLDDTMPVEEWEAAPGSGWLPEVPAWLDSMPDWPPEVVPVALWPVETLQRALTGAPGVQLARVVAEALDPDTGLLAELPDDALGDLVVASGRLQSWAAGIQAQVVAERAARESNPLAHNCLVAQVTGELVVTEAEACEVVVRAESGTDHPTVITALTQGRIDVKKAHTLLRSAAQLTLTERAEAIAKYLPQAPARTWRWLQTKMLAFAKDRHGSAKTAKAAAQQRNVQLDRADNDMGWLTAYLPAPDAAAVWGVVDDMAHQLRHTTGEDRTLTQLRADSLTGIVTGRLLPADRFTDTDTDTGPGSGTEAETETGSDPASDTDAGTRADSGLEGAVDSGSDASIDTTVPVCTCGGRAPVQEVVQVIRVVPTRPVVRVTIPATTLLGLDDAPGDLHGFGPIPAETARIIAEDATWQRLLTDPVTGVLTDYSTTAYQPGKVLRAAVEARDGTCMFLSCDTPATRCDLDHIEPFDHDQRSTTDGDRRGRGQTNAWNLHALCRRHHLLKTHAGWGIVRDPTTGITTWTTPTGRTHTRPPTVLDTHINIDQIDPDTSYDLTHHALTGQRLPRRYTTTEPDAIPGQPTNPPGSSDPSDSSDPSDLNEPPF, encoded by the coding sequence ATGCAAGGAGCTCTGCCCGACGACGGCGCGCCTGACCGTGCGCCGCTCGACGACACGATGCCGGTCGAGGAGTGGGAAGCAGCCCCCGGATCAGGCTGGCTGCCGGAGGTGCCTGCCTGGCTGGATTCGATGCCGGACTGGCCGCCGGAGGTGGTGCCGGTCGCGTTGTGGCCCGTCGAGACACTGCAGCGGGCACTGACGGGTGCGCCGGGCGTGCAGCTGGCGCGGGTGGTGGCCGAGGCACTGGACCCGGACACCGGCCTGCTGGCCGAGCTGCCCGACGACGCACTGGGTGACCTGGTTGTCGCTTCCGGACGCCTGCAGTCCTGGGCCGCGGGTATCCAGGCCCAGGTCGTGGCCGAACGCGCCGCCCGGGAGAGCAACCCGCTGGCCCACAACTGCCTGGTCGCACAGGTCACCGGCGAGCTCGTGGTGACCGAGGCCGAAGCCTGCGAAGTCGTCGTGCGTGCGGAGTCCGGGACGGACCACCCCACGGTGATCACGGCACTGACCCAGGGCCGGATCGACGTGAAGAAGGCACACACCCTGCTGCGTAGCGCGGCACAGCTCACGCTCACAGAGCGGGCCGAGGCGATCGCGAAGTACCTGCCCCAAGCACCGGCCCGGACCTGGCGGTGGCTGCAGACCAAGATGCTCGCGTTCGCCAAGGACCGACACGGATCGGCCAAGACAGCCAAAGCTGCAGCGCAGCAACGCAATGTCCAGCTCGACCGTGCAGACAACGACATGGGCTGGCTCACGGCCTACCTACCGGCCCCCGACGCCGCCGCAGTCTGGGGAGTCGTAGACGACATGGCCCACCAGCTGCGACACACCACCGGTGAGGACCGCACCCTGACACAGCTGCGCGCAGACTCCCTGACAGGCATCGTCACCGGCCGCCTGCTGCCCGCCGACCGGTTCACCGACACCGACACCGACACCGGCCCCGGTAGCGGCACGGAAGCGGAAACCGAGACCGGCAGTGACCCCGCCAGCGACACCGACGCGGGCACGCGGGCCGACAGCGGCCTGGAAGGCGCCGTCGATTCCGGGAGCGATGCCAGCATCGACACGACCGTGCCGGTGTGCACGTGCGGTGGCAGGGCACCCGTCCAGGAAGTAGTGCAGGTGATCCGGGTGGTGCCGACCCGGCCGGTCGTACGAGTCACCATCCCGGCCACCACACTCCTGGGCCTGGACGACGCACCCGGCGACCTGCACGGCTTCGGACCCATCCCGGCCGAGACCGCCCGCATCATCGCCGAGGACGCAACCTGGCAGCGACTCCTGACCGACCCGGTCACCGGAGTACTCACCGACTACTCCACCACCGCCTACCAGCCCGGCAAGGTACTGCGTGCAGCGGTCGAGGCCAGGGACGGCACCTGCATGTTCCTGTCGTGCGACACCCCGGCCACCCGGTGCGACCTGGACCACATCGAACCCTTCGACCACGACCAGCGCAGCACCACAGACGGTGACAGGCGTGGGCGCGGGCAGACCAACGCATGGAACCTGCACGCCCTGTGCCGACGCCACCACCTGCTCAAGACCCACGCCGGCTGGGGCATCGTCCGCGACCCCACCACCGGGATCACCACTTGGACCACCCCCACCGGCCGCACCCACACCCGACCACCGACCGTCCTGGACACCCACATCAACATCGACCAGATCGACCCCGACACCAGCTACGACCTCACCCACCATGCCCTGACCGGCCAACGCCTACCCCGGCGCTACACCACCACCGAACCAGACGCGATACCGGGCCAACCCACCAACCCGCCCGGCTCGTCCGACCCGTCCGACTCGTCCGACCCGTCCGACCTCAACGAACCGCCGTTCTGA